Proteins from a single region of Pseudomonas quebecensis:
- a CDS encoding tetratricopeptide repeat protein, giving the protein MNRSSALLLAFVFLSGCQAMAPAQPDGTPPAEDSTPAPEKPKVYSSFSEETVYSLLTAELAGQRNRFDIALDNYVTQAINTQDPGISERAFRIAEYLGADQAALDTSLIWAKNAPDDLEAQRAAAIQLARAGRYDDSMVYMEKVLQGKGDTHFDFLALSAADTDQDTRNGLMKSFDRLLQKHPKNSQLIFGKALLLQQDDEAEAALKLLEQNPPDDGEIAPILLRARLLQALNRGKEAIPLLEKSIKKYPEDKRLRLTYARTLVEQDRMEDAKVQFANLVQQYPDDDELRYSLALVCLEAKAWDEAKGYLEELIQRESHVDSAHLNLGRIAEERNDPQAALLEYAQVGPGNDYLPAQLRQADILTSNGRTDEAEKRLAAARAAEPDYAIQLYLIQAETLSANNKGDRAWKVLQQALLQFPDDLNLLYTRAMQAEKRNDLAQMEKDLRLIIKRDPDNAMALNALGYTLSDRTTRYDEAKALIEQAHKLNPEDPAVLDSLGWVNYRLGNLNEAERLLRQALERFPDQEVAAHLGEVLWANGKQREARQIWEKFLKEQPESPILRGTIKRLTGSETL; this is encoded by the coding sequence ATGAATAGATCTTCCGCGTTGCTCCTTGCTTTTGTCTTCCTCAGCGGCTGCCAGGCCATGGCCCCCGCGCAGCCGGACGGTACGCCGCCGGCGGAAGACAGCACCCCCGCCCCAGAAAAGCCCAAGGTGTATTCATCGTTCAGTGAAGAAACGGTGTACAGCCTGCTGACTGCCGAACTGGCCGGCCAACGCAATCGCTTCGACATTGCGCTGGACAACTACGTCACCCAGGCCATCAATACGCAGGACCCGGGCATCTCCGAGCGCGCGTTTCGCATCGCCGAGTACCTGGGAGCCGATCAAGCGGCGCTGGATACTTCACTGATCTGGGCAAAGAACGCCCCGGACGACCTGGAAGCACAGCGGGCCGCAGCCATCCAACTGGCGCGGGCCGGACGCTATGACGACTCCATGGTGTATATGGAGAAAGTCCTGCAGGGCAAGGGCGACACCCATTTCGACTTCCTCGCGCTGTCGGCCGCCGACACCGATCAGGACACCCGCAATGGCCTGATGAAAAGTTTTGACCGTTTGTTGCAAAAGCACCCGAAGAACAGCCAGCTGATTTTCGGCAAGGCCTTGTTGCTGCAGCAGGATGACGAGGCCGAGGCGGCCTTGAAACTGCTGGAGCAGAACCCGCCGGACGACGGCGAGATCGCCCCGATCCTGCTGCGCGCTCGCCTGCTGCAGGCCCTCAATCGCGGCAAGGAAGCGATTCCGCTGCTGGAAAAAAGCATCAAGAAATACCCGGAAGACAAGCGCCTGCGCCTGACTTACGCCCGCACGCTGGTGGAACAGGATCGTATGGAGGACGCCAAAGTGCAGTTCGCCAATCTGGTCCAGCAATACCCGGACGACGACGAACTGCGCTATTCGCTGGCCCTGGTGTGCCTGGAAGCCAAAGCCTGGGACGAGGCCAAAGGGTATCTGGAAGAGTTGATCCAGCGCGAAAGCCATGTGGACTCGGCACACCTGAACCTTGGCCGTATTGCCGAAGAACGCAACGATCCACAGGCTGCGCTGCTCGAATATGCCCAGGTCGGCCCCGGCAACGACTACCTGCCGGCGCAACTGCGCCAGGCCGATATCCTGACGAGTAACGGCCGCACCGATGAAGCGGAAAAGCGCCTGGCCGCGGCGAGGGCTGCCGAGCCGGACTACGCCATCCAGCTGTACCTGATCCAGGCCGAGACATTATCGGCCAACAATAAAGGCGATCGCGCCTGGAAAGTGCTGCAGCAAGCCCTGCTGCAATTCCCCGACGATTTGAATCTGCTGTACACCCGCGCCATGCAGGCGGAAAAGCGCAATGATCTGGCACAGATGGAAAAAGACCTGCGCCTGATCATCAAGCGCGATCCGGACAACGCGATGGCGCTCAACGCTCTGGGCTACACCTTGTCTGATCGCACCACGCGCTACGACGAGGCCAAGGCACTGATCGAACAGGCGCACAAGCTCAACCCGGAAGACCCGGCCGTACTCGACAGCCTCGGCTGGGTGAACTACCGCCTGGGCAATCTGAATGAGGCTGAACGGTTGCTGCGCCAGGCACTGGAGCGCTTCCCCGACCAGGAAGTCGCCGCTCACCTGGGCGAAGTGCTGTGGGCCAATGGCAAGCAACGTGAAGCCCGCCAGATCTGGGAGAAATTCCTCAAGGAACAACCTGAAAGCCCTATTCTGCGCGGCACCATCAAGCGCCTGACCGGATCCGAGACCCTTTAA
- the hemA gene encoding glutamyl-tRNA reductase, which yields MAFLALGINHKTASVDVRERVAFTPEQLVEALQQLCRLTDSREAAILSTCNRSELYIEQEHLSADVVLRWLADYHHLSFDELRASAYVHEEDAAVRHMMRVASGLDSLVLGEPQILGQMKSAYAVAREAGTVGPLLGRLFQATFNSAKQVRTDTAIGENPVSVAFAAVSLAKQIFSDLQRSQALLIGAGETITLVARHLHDLGVKRIVVANRTLERASILAEQFGAHAVLLADIPAELVRSDIVISSTASQLPILGKGAVESALKLRKHKPIFMVDIAVPRDIEPEVGELDDVYLYSVDDLHEVVAENLKTRQGAAQAAEEMVSTGAEDFMVRLRELAAVDVLKAYRQQGERLRDEELIKAQRLLANGSSAEEVLMQLARGLTNKLLHAPSVQLKKLTAEGRLDALAMAQELFALGEGASDSSSDKKPQ from the coding sequence ATGGCCTTCCTCGCACTCGGTATTAACCACAAGACTGCCTCTGTAGACGTGCGCGAGCGCGTGGCGTTTACGCCTGAGCAGTTGGTTGAGGCCTTGCAGCAGCTCTGCCGGCTCACCGACAGTCGCGAAGCTGCGATCCTTTCGACCTGCAATCGCAGCGAGCTCTATATAGAACAGGAACATCTTTCGGCGGATGTCGTTCTGCGCTGGCTGGCCGATTACCATCATTTGAGCTTCGATGAGCTGCGCGCCAGCGCTTATGTGCACGAAGAGGATGCGGCAGTTCGTCACATGATGCGCGTGGCATCCGGTCTCGATTCGCTGGTATTGGGCGAGCCGCAGATTCTGGGCCAGATGAAATCCGCCTACGCCGTAGCGCGCGAGGCCGGCACAGTGGGGCCGCTGCTGGGCCGGTTGTTCCAGGCCACCTTCAATTCCGCCAAGCAGGTGCGCACCGACACCGCTATCGGCGAGAACCCGGTGTCGGTGGCGTTTGCCGCCGTCAGCCTGGCCAAGCAGATTTTCAGCGACCTGCAGCGCAGCCAGGCGCTGCTGATCGGCGCCGGGGAAACCATTACCCTGGTCGCCCGTCACCTGCACGACCTGGGAGTCAAGCGTATCGTGGTGGCCAACCGCACCCTGGAGCGTGCCAGCATTCTGGCCGAGCAGTTCGGCGCCCATGCGGTGCTGTTGGCGGATATTCCCGCTGAACTGGTACGCAGTGACATTGTCATCAGCTCCACCGCCAGCCAGTTGCCGATCCTGGGCAAAGGCGCGGTGGAAAGTGCGCTGAAACTGCGCAAGCACAAGCCGATTTTCATGGTGGATATCGCCGTTCCCCGGGATATCGAGCCTGAAGTCGGCGAATTGGACGACGTTTACTTATATAGCGTCGACGATCTGCATGAAGTGGTCGCCGAAAACCTCAAGACGCGGCAGGGCGCAGCCCAGGCCGCCGAGGAAATGGTCAGCACCGGCGCCGAAGATTTCATGGTGCGCCTGCGCGAATTGGCGGCGGTGGATGTGCTCAAGGCGTATCGTCAGCAGGGCGAACGTCTGCGCGATGAAGAGCTGATCAAAGCTCAACGTCTGTTGGCCAATGGCAGCAGCGCTGAAGAGGTGCTGATGCAATTGGCGCGGGGCCTGACCAACAAATTACTGCATGCACCCAGCGTACAGCTCAAGAAATTGACCGCCGAAGGCCGCCTCGATGCGCTGGCCATGGCCCAGGAACTCTTTGCCCTCGGTGAGGGCGCGTCAGACAGCTCTTCGGATAAAAAACCGCAATGA
- a CDS encoding molybdopterin-synthase adenylyltransferase MoeB has product MLTDQELLRYSRQILLQHVDIDGQLRLKSARALIVGLGGLGAPVALYLAAAGVGQLHLADFDTVDLTNLQRQIIHDTASVGQTKVDSAMARLSAINPDIRLVPHRTALDADSLAAAVAGVDVVLDCSDNFSTREAVNAACVAAVKPLISGAAIRLEGQLSVFDPRRADSPCYHCLYGHGSDAELTCSEAGVVGPLVGLVGSLQALEALKLLAGFGEPLVGRLLLIDALTTRFRELRVKRDPGCSVCGTRHG; this is encoded by the coding sequence GTGCTGACCGACCAGGAGCTGTTGCGCTATAGCCGACAGATTCTGTTGCAGCATGTGGACATCGACGGCCAGTTGCGCCTCAAAAGCGCCCGCGCCCTGATCGTAGGCCTCGGCGGCCTGGGCGCGCCGGTCGCGCTGTATCTGGCGGCTGCGGGAGTGGGCCAGCTGCATTTGGCGGACTTCGACACGGTCGACCTGACCAACCTGCAACGTCAAATCATCCATGACACCGCCAGCGTCGGGCAGACCAAAGTCGACTCGGCCATGGCGCGCCTGAGCGCGATCAACCCCGACATCCGCCTGGTGCCCCATCGCACCGCGCTGGACGCCGATTCGCTGGCCGCTGCCGTGGCCGGCGTGGATGTGGTACTCGATTGCAGCGACAACTTCTCCACCCGCGAGGCGGTCAATGCCGCCTGTGTCGCCGCCGTCAAGCCGTTGATCAGCGGCGCGGCGATTCGCCTGGAAGGCCAGCTGTCGGTGTTCGACCCGCGTCGCGCCGACAGCCCGTGTTACCACTGTTTATACGGGCACGGCAGCGACGCCGAGCTGACCTGCAGTGAAGCCGGCGTGGTCGGCCCGCTGGTGGGGCTGGTCGGCAGCCTGCAAGCCCTCGAGGCCCTGAAGCTGCTGGCCGGTTTCGGTGAACCGTTGGTCGGGCGTTTATTGCTGATCGATGCCTTGACCACGCGTTTTCGCGAGCTGCGGGTCAAGCGTGACCCTGGCTGCAGTGTCTGCGGCACTCGCCATGGGTAA
- the prfA gene encoding peptide chain release factor 1 has translation MKASLLNKLDVLQDRFEELTALLGDGEVIADQAKFRAYSKEYAEVEPVVATYKNLLKVQADLEGAQALLKDSDPDMREMAVEEVREAKEKLAELEGDLQRMLLPRDPNDGRNVFLEIRAGTGGDEAAIFSGDLFRMYSRYAERRGWRVEILSENEGEHGGYKEVIARVEGDNVYGKLKFESGAHRVQRVPATESQGRIHTSACTVAVLPEPDEQEAIEINPADLRIDTYRSSGAGGQHVNKTDSAIRITHLPSGIVVECQEERSQHKNRARAMSWLSAKLNDQQTSAAANAIASERKLLVGSGDRSERIRTYNFAQGRVTDHRVNLTLYSLDEILAGGVDAVIEPLLAEYQADQLAAIGE, from the coding sequence ATGAAAGCGTCACTGCTCAATAAACTGGACGTGCTCCAGGACCGTTTCGAAGAACTGACCGCATTGCTTGGCGATGGCGAAGTCATCGCCGATCAAGCCAAGTTCCGTGCCTATTCCAAGGAATACGCCGAAGTTGAGCCCGTGGTCGCCACCTACAAAAACCTGCTCAAAGTGCAGGCGGACCTGGAAGGCGCCCAGGCGCTGCTCAAGGACAGCGACCCGGACATGCGTGAAATGGCCGTGGAAGAAGTCCGCGAGGCCAAGGAAAAGCTTGCCGAACTGGAAGGCGACCTGCAGCGCATGCTGCTGCCCAGGGACCCCAATGACGGGCGCAACGTATTCCTGGAGATCCGCGCCGGCACCGGTGGCGACGAAGCCGCGATTTTTTCCGGCGACCTGTTTCGCATGTACTCGCGCTACGCCGAGCGTCGCGGCTGGCGGGTGGAGATCCTGTCCGAGAACGAAGGCGAGCACGGCGGCTATAAGGAAGTCATTGCGCGTGTCGAAGGCGACAATGTCTATGGCAAGCTGAAGTTCGAGTCCGGCGCGCACCGTGTACAACGGGTGCCGGCCACGGAATCCCAGGGCCGCATTCACACCTCCGCATGCACAGTGGCCGTGTTGCCCGAGCCGGACGAGCAGGAAGCCATCGAGATCAACCCGGCGGACCTGCGCATCGACACTTACCGCTCGTCGGGCGCCGGCGGCCAGCACGTCAACAAGACCGACTCGGCGATTCGTATCACTCACTTGCCGTCGGGCATCGTGGTGGAGTGCCAGGAAGAGCGCTCCCAGCACAAGAATCGGGCGCGGGCGATGTCCTGGCTGTCGGCCAAGCTTAACGACCAGCAAACCAGCGCCGCTGCCAATGCGATTGCCAGCGAGCGCAAACTGCTGGTGGGTTCGGGCGACCGTTCCGAGCGTATTCGCACCTACAACTTCGCCCAGGGCCGAGTAACCGACCACCGGGTCAACCTCACCCTGTATTCCCTGGACGAGATCCTCGCCGGCGGCGTGGACGCGGTCATCGAGCCGTTGCTCGCCGAATACCAGGCCGACCAACTGGCGGCGATAGGTGAATAA
- the prmC gene encoding peptide chain release factor N(5)-glutamine methyltransferase: MTIIASLLRAADLPDSPTARLDAELLLAAALGKSRSYLHTWPEKIVSSEDALTFAGYLQRRRAGEPVAYILGQQGFWKLDLEVAPHTLIPRPETEMLVEAALELLPATPALVLDLGTGSGAIALALASERPAWQVTAVDRVLEAVALAERNRQRLHLANVTVLNSHWFSALHGHTFDLIISNPPYIADNEPHLVAGDVRFEPASALVAGHDGLDDLRLIIKDAPAHLNAGGWLLLEHGYDQAPAVRDLLHSQGFEHVHSRVDLGGHDRISLGRRPC; this comes from the coding sequence ATGACCATCATCGCCAGCCTGTTGCGCGCCGCCGACCTGCCTGATTCGCCCACCGCGCGTCTGGACGCCGAACTGTTGCTGGCCGCGGCCCTGGGCAAATCGCGCAGTTACCTGCACACCTGGCCGGAAAAAATCGTCAGCAGCGAAGACGCCCTGACATTTGCCGGCTACCTGCAGCGCCGCCGTGCGGGCGAGCCCGTGGCTTATATTCTCGGCCAGCAGGGCTTCTGGAAACTCGACCTTGAAGTGGCGCCGCACACGCTGATCCCGCGTCCGGAGACCGAAATGCTGGTGGAGGCGGCGCTGGAATTGTTGCCCGCTACACCCGCTCTGGTGCTTGATCTGGGCACCGGCAGCGGCGCGATTGCCCTGGCCCTGGCCAGCGAACGCCCGGCCTGGCAGGTCACCGCGGTCGACCGTGTGCTGGAAGCGGTGGCACTGGCCGAGCGTAATCGCCAGCGTCTGCACCTGGCTAACGTCACGGTGCTCAACAGCCATTGGTTCAGCGCCCTGCATGGTCATACCTTCGACTTGATTATCAGCAACCCGCCGTATATCGCCGACAACGAGCCGCATCTGGTGGCCGGTGACGTGCGTTTCGAGCCGGCCAGCGCCCTGGTGGCGGGCCATGATGGCTTGGATGACCTGCGGTTGATCATCAAAGACGCGCCGGCCCACTTGAATGCCGGTGGCTGGTTGCTGTTGGAACACGGTTACGATCAGGCCCCTGCGGTGCGCGACCTGTTGCATAGCCAAGGGTTTGAGCACGTGCACAGCCGCGTCGACCTGGGCGGCCACGACCGTATCAGCCTGGGGCGCCGGCCGTGCTGA